Proteins from one Pontibacter korlensis genomic window:
- the nudC gene encoding NAD(+) diphosphatase gives MNYFSHNPLNRYSEIRADEARIEQLWEDERAQVLVVSGNLSLLSADAQAAAILPGAEATQLAQIAKVRVYLGSEGEVPYFALGFEKEQEELAALLPENHKLGDLRQVALQLPKEQGALLAYARGLVHWNLHHTYCSNCGSLTESHEAGHSRHCTNSSCNRHHYPRTDTAIIVLISEGDACLLGRQQVWPQGMYAVIAGFLEPGETLEQAVVREAMEEVSVKLQRVTYHSSQPWPFPASIMVGFRAEAANRNVQVDNKELEAARWFTRKEIVAGLKEGSLSLPPQFSIAYRLVKDWFNETGEYKLEDLI, from the coding sequence ATGAATTATTTTTCACATAATCCCCTTAACCGTTACTCAGAAATCCGGGCTGATGAAGCCAGAATTGAGCAGCTTTGGGAGGATGAACGGGCGCAGGTACTGGTGGTAAGCGGAAACCTGAGTCTTTTGAGCGCTGATGCACAAGCAGCGGCCATACTGCCCGGTGCAGAGGCAACGCAACTGGCGCAGATAGCTAAAGTAAGGGTGTATTTAGGCTCGGAAGGAGAAGTGCCATACTTTGCATTGGGATTTGAAAAAGAACAGGAAGAGTTAGCTGCATTGCTGCCAGAAAACCACAAGCTGGGAGACCTGAGGCAGGTGGCGCTGCAGTTGCCAAAGGAGCAGGGGGCGCTTCTTGCTTATGCCCGTGGCCTGGTACACTGGAACCTGCACCACACTTACTGTTCTAACTGCGGCAGCCTTACCGAGAGCCACGAAGCCGGCCACTCGCGCCACTGCACAAACTCAAGCTGCAACAGGCACCATTACCCGCGCACCGATACCGCTATCATTGTGCTTATCTCGGAGGGAGATGCCTGCCTGTTGGGACGCCAGCAAGTGTGGCCACAAGGTATGTATGCGGTTATAGCCGGATTTCTGGAGCCCGGCGAAACGCTGGAACAGGCTGTAGTGCGTGAGGCTATGGAAGAAGTGAGCGTAAAACTGCAGCGCGTCACTTATCACTCCTCGCAGCCCTGGCCTTTCCCTGCATCCATTATGGTGGGCTTTCGTGCAGAGGCCGCCAACCGCAACGTGCAGGTAGATAACAAGGAGTTGGAGGCTGCCCGCTGGTTTACCCGGAAGGAAATTGTAGCAGGGTTGAAGGAGGGATCCTTAAGCCTGCCTCCCCAGTTTTCCATTGCCTATCGGCTTGTAAAAGACTGGTTTAATGAAACAGGAGAGTATAAGCTGGAGGACCTGATTTGA
- a CDS encoding Y-family DNA polymerase, giving the protein MTSLYALVDCNNFYASCERVFNPALNGKPVVVLSNNDGCVIARSAEAKELNIAMGEPFFRIRDLVESKQVHAFSSNYVLYGDMSDRVMQTLAQFTPNVEVYSIDECFLDLGDFYSIDLQAYSWEIKHTVWRWTGIPVSLGVAPTKALAKVANRLAKKSVKANGVLVLTEPQHIRKALQATKIDDVWGIGRQYAKFLKKRNILTAHDFASLSESWVRQHMTVVGVRLLKELQGESCLELEEAAPPKKGICTSRSFGKKVSTFDEMQEATATYAARCAQKLRQQKSCARLLTVFVTTNKFSENNRQYYNSKTICMPVATNSTLELVRYANIVLKAIYRDGYRYQKSGVIVTEIIPEGQVQLDLLDTVNREKHSQLMGVVDRLTDRFGRGMVKVAAQGTDNTWKLKSEFKSPCYTTRISDLQTVHLKGK; this is encoded by the coding sequence ATGACCAGCCTATACGCTTTGGTAGACTGTAATAACTTCTACGCCAGCTGCGAACGGGTCTTTAACCCCGCCCTGAATGGCAAGCCGGTGGTTGTGCTCTCTAACAACGATGGCTGTGTGATAGCCCGTAGTGCCGAGGCGAAGGAGCTTAACATAGCCATGGGTGAGCCTTTCTTCAGGATCAGGGATCTTGTAGAGAGCAAGCAGGTGCACGCCTTTTCCTCTAACTATGTGCTGTATGGTGATATGTCGGACCGTGTAATGCAAACGCTGGCACAGTTTACGCCCAATGTAGAAGTATACTCTATAGACGAATGCTTCCTGGACCTGGGCGACTTTTACAGTATAGATCTACAGGCCTACTCCTGGGAGATAAAACACACTGTGTGGCGCTGGACAGGTATACCCGTGAGCCTGGGTGTGGCTCCTACCAAAGCGCTGGCAAAGGTAGCGAACAGGTTAGCCAAGAAATCTGTCAAAGCCAACGGTGTACTGGTACTAACCGAGCCCCAGCATATCCGGAAGGCACTGCAAGCAACTAAGATAGACGATGTGTGGGGCATTGGCAGGCAGTATGCTAAGTTCCTGAAAAAACGAAATATACTAACTGCCCACGACTTTGCCTCCCTTTCTGAGAGCTGGGTAAGGCAGCACATGACAGTGGTAGGCGTACGCTTGCTCAAGGAACTGCAGGGGGAATCATGTTTAGAGCTGGAGGAAGCGGCTCCTCCTAAAAAAGGCATCTGCACCTCCAGGAGCTTTGGCAAGAAGGTCAGTACTTTTGATGAGATGCAGGAAGCAACTGCCACCTACGCCGCCAGGTGTGCCCAGAAACTGCGCCAGCAAAAGAGCTGTGCCCGCCTTCTTACAGTGTTTGTCACGACTAACAAATTCTCTGAAAACAACCGTCAGTATTACAACAGCAAAACGATTTGCATGCCTGTGGCAACCAACTCTACACTGGAGCTGGTACGCTACGCCAATATTGTTTTAAAAGCTATTTACCGGGACGGCTATCGGTACCAAAAGTCTGGCGTTATTGTAACTGAAATTATACCTGAGGGGCAGGTGCAGCTGGATTTACTAGATACCGTAAACCGGGAAAAACACTCGCAGCTGATGGGAGTAGTAGACAGGCTTACCGACAGGTTTGGCAGAGGAATGGTAAAAGTGGCAGCACAGGGCACAGACAACACCTGGAAGCTCAAAAGCGAATTCAAATCTCCCTGCTATACTACCAGAATCAGCGATCTACAGACAGTCCACCTCAAGGGCAAGTAA
- a CDS encoding phosphoheptose isomerase: MASEAENKAELFKELEQELQAQGFNIDKQDQSRPWGGFFVIDEAQAQRFADTYFDGISVDDLKISGKLSPKILVVAPEKRLSWQYHHRRAEIWRVVRGTVGVVTSNTDEEGEQKVLQPGDQIKLQQGERHRLVGLQGWGVLAEIWQHTDASNPSNEEDIVRVQDDFGR, encoded by the coding sequence ATGGCATCAGAAGCAGAAAACAAAGCAGAACTTTTTAAAGAGCTGGAGCAGGAGCTACAGGCACAGGGCTTCAATATTGATAAACAGGATCAGTCACGCCCTTGGGGTGGCTTTTTCGTGATTGACGAGGCGCAGGCCCAGCGTTTTGCTGACACTTATTTTGATGGAATTTCGGTAGACGACCTGAAGATATCTGGCAAACTGAGCCCTAAGATTTTGGTGGTTGCCCCTGAGAAGAGGTTATCGTGGCAGTACCACCACCGCAGAGCCGAAATCTGGCGCGTGGTAAGAGGCACAGTAGGTGTGGTAACCAGCAATACCGATGAGGAAGGGGAGCAGAAGGTATTACAGCCAGGCGACCAGATCAAGCTGCAGCAGGGTGAGCGCCACCGCCTGGTGGGGCTACAAGGCTGGGGCGTGTTGGCTGAGATCTGGCAGCATACAGATGCTTCTAACCCATCCAATGAGGAAGATATCGTGCGGGTGCAGGACGACTTTGGTCGCTAA
- a CDS encoding carbon starvation CstA family protein, whose protein sequence is MALGVLVVMVVQRQQIPEVRLTRLTNQHMNPDGFPLFPMLFVTIACGAVSGFHASQSPLWPDV, encoded by the coding sequence ATGGCTTTGGGCGTATTGGTGGTGATGGTTGTGCAGAGGCAACAAATTCCAGAGGTGAGGTTGACACGCCTAACTAACCAGCACATGAATCCTGATGGATTTCCCCTGTTCCCCATGCTCTTTGTAACCATTGCCTGTGGGGCTGTATCTGGTTTTCATGCTTCCCAATCACCCTTATGGCCTGATGTATGA
- a CDS encoding SIMPL domain-containing protein has translation MERKLQITGKGKLSVSPDVIILSFDASAHEWEYEKAVNALNKKVEELRTIIETVGVERKSLKTKDFSIRKDTTWNKKTEKYDFNGFRASHNLELELPLDKVIINHLLGQIAQRLESLDFSIAFGVKDAADQQQQLILQAIAKAKENATLIAGATGVELKEILDIDYSYRELTIRSQRHNYSLYQTDMVTTYDAAPDFEPDDIDVTETVTITWRIE, from the coding sequence ATGGAACGCAAACTACAGATAACGGGCAAAGGCAAGCTCTCAGTGTCTCCTGATGTTATCATCCTTTCCTTCGATGCCTCGGCGCATGAGTGGGAGTACGAAAAAGCAGTAAATGCCCTGAACAAAAAGGTAGAAGAGCTTCGCACGATCATAGAAACAGTAGGCGTGGAGCGGAAGAGCCTGAAGACAAAGGATTTCAGCATCCGGAAAGACACCACCTGGAATAAGAAGACTGAGAAGTATGATTTCAACGGCTTCAGAGCTTCACACAACCTGGAGCTGGAGCTGCCCTTAGACAAAGTCATCATTAACCACCTGTTGGGCCAGATCGCTCAGAGGCTCGAAAGCCTGGATTTCAGCATTGCCTTTGGAGTAAAGGATGCGGCAGATCAGCAACAGCAACTCATTCTGCAAGCCATAGCTAAAGCTAAGGAGAACGCTACGCTTATTGCCGGTGCCACCGGTGTAGAGCTAAAAGAAATTCTGGACATCGATTATTCTTACCGCGAGCTCACCATCCGCTCTCAACGCCACAACTATTCTCTCTATCAAACCGACATGGTAACAACCTATGATGCCGCCCCAGACTTTGAGCCAGACGATATTGATGTGACAGAGACAGTAACGATTACGTGGAGAATCGAGTAG
- a CDS encoding LexA family protein — MCSAKVISIHAHTLEPITFDAIDSVELPLYASYVAAGFPSPADDHLEDRIDLGKYLVQNPTSTYMMRVKGNSMIEANIHDGDILVIDKSLAPADGLPVVCFLDGEFTVKTFRMIDKKAFLMPANPAYKPIEVTEDMDMRVWGVVVWVLHKPQRI, encoded by the coding sequence ATGTGCAGCGCAAAAGTAATTTCTATACACGCTCATACTTTAGAGCCCATTACCTTCGACGCTATAGATAGTGTGGAGTTACCACTGTACGCCTCCTATGTTGCCGCCGGGTTCCCCTCCCCTGCCGATGATCACCTGGAGGACCGTATTGACTTGGGCAAATACCTTGTCCAGAACCCTACTTCCACTTACATGATGCGGGTGAAAGGCAACTCTATGATCGAGGCTAACATCCACGATGGCGATATACTGGTTATAGACAAATCGCTGGCGCCCGCTGATGGGCTGCCAGTAGTATGCTTTTTGGACGGGGAGTTTACTGTAAAGACCTTCCGAATGATAGACAAAAAAGCTTTTCTAATGCCGGCTAACCCTGCTTACAAGCCTATAGAGGTAACCGAAGACATGGATATGCGCGTGTGGGGCGTGGTGGTGTGGGTGCTGCATAAACCCCAGAGAATATGA
- a CDS encoding heme NO-binding domain-containing protein, with protein MERETIKEDRMHGSIFVLLKRFVESKYNYSTWANLLESAGLANASYQIGEMYPTREIVAIVGAAAAHSGTPANELLEQYGEFLVPDLLLVYKKYVRPEWRTYDMLLHTEASMHKAVRQTDGRANPPLLLVTKKGSKQLIVDYHSKRRMAGMAVGIIKGIAKHYNESDIVKVTRLTPVDEERVQIRVDFLI; from the coding sequence ATGGAGAGAGAAACAATCAAAGAAGATAGAATGCATGGCTCTATATTCGTTTTGTTGAAACGTTTTGTAGAGAGTAAATACAATTACAGTACCTGGGCTAACCTGTTGGAGTCGGCAGGCTTGGCAAATGCCTCTTACCAGATAGGCGAAATGTACCCTACCCGGGAGATAGTTGCCATTGTGGGTGCTGCTGCTGCACATAGCGGTACGCCAGCCAACGAACTTTTGGAGCAGTATGGAGAATTTCTGGTACCTGATCTGCTCCTGGTTTATAAGAAGTATGTCCGGCCTGAGTGGCGCACGTACGATATGCTGCTGCATACAGAGGCCTCGATGCACAAGGCTGTGAGGCAGACAGATGGAAGAGCTAACCCGCCATTGCTGCTTGTAACCAAGAAAGGGAGCAAGCAGCTGATTGTGGATTACCACTCGAAGCGCAGAATGGCAGGCATGGCGGTAGGCATTATCAAAGGCATAGCCAAACACTATAACGAGAGCGATATTGTAAAAGTAACGCGACTCACACCTGTAGACGAGGAGAGAGTGCAGATACGTGTTGACTTTTTGATCTAG
- a CDS encoding SDR family oxidoreductase translates to MSKDENKHNGTRKGVAVITGASAGLGRACAREFAKQGYDVGLLARGVEGLQGAKHEVEELGRKAVYVPVDVADAQAVENAAARIEQELGEIDVWVNNAMNSVFSPIKEMEPDDYKRVTEVTYLGQVYGTLSALKRMLPRDRGSIVLVGSALAYRGIPLQSAYCGAKHAIQGFYDSLRTELMADKSNVKVTMVQLPAMNTTQFGFVKSRLPNKPRPMGKIYQPEVAAEVIAYAAEHERREYRVGYPTLQAIIGNKIAPWFADYVLAKNGIEGQQTNEPEDPNRKHNLYEPLPGDHGAHGRFDEQSTYNSPQVWLSLHRNEVLAGALAIGALVLGSMFSQKWMHNGVED, encoded by the coding sequence ATGAGCAAAGATGAAAACAAACATAACGGCACCCGAAAAGGTGTAGCCGTGATAACCGGTGCTTCCGCTGGTTTAGGACGTGCCTGCGCTCGTGAGTTTGCCAAGCAGGGCTATGACGTAGGGCTACTGGCTCGTGGCGTAGAAGGCTTACAGGGTGCCAAACACGAAGTAGAAGAACTGGGCCGAAAGGCCGTATACGTACCCGTAGACGTAGCCGATGCACAGGCCGTAGAAAACGCAGCCGCCAGAATAGAGCAGGAACTGGGCGAGATAGACGTATGGGTGAACAATGCCATGAACAGTGTCTTTAGCCCAATAAAAGAGATGGAGCCAGATGATTATAAGCGCGTAACAGAGGTAACCTACCTGGGCCAGGTATACGGCACCCTCTCTGCTCTTAAACGCATGCTACCCCGCGACCGCGGCTCCATTGTGCTGGTGGGTTCAGCATTAGCCTACCGGGGTATTCCGCTACAGTCGGCTTACTGCGGTGCCAAACACGCCATACAAGGCTTTTACGACTCGCTACGCACCGAACTGATGGCCGACAAAAGCAATGTAAAGGTAACCATGGTACAGCTGCCAGCCATGAACACCACCCAGTTTGGCTTTGTAAAGTCGCGCCTGCCCAACAAGCCGCGCCCAATGGGTAAGATCTATCAGCCGGAGGTGGCAGCAGAGGTTATTGCTTATGCTGCGGAGCACGAGCGACGGGAATACCGCGTTGGCTACCCAACATTACAGGCCATCATCGGCAACAAAATTGCTCCTTGGTTTGCTGATTACGTGCTCGCAAAAAACGGTATAGAAGGACAACAGACAAACGAGCCGGAGGATCCAAACCGCAAGCACAACCTATATGAGCCACTACCTGGCGACCATGGCGCACACGGCAGGTTCGATGAGCAGTCGACCTATAACAGCCCACAGGTGTGGCTAAGCCTGCACCGTAACGAAGTGCTGGCTGGTGCACTGGCTATTGGAGCTCTGGTATTGGGCAGCATGTTTTCGCAAAAGTGGATGCACAATGGTGTAGAAGATTAA
- a CDS encoding DUF4397 domain-containing protein: protein MQNLFRKSFLNKAALMLLSVASTMSLTGCMDDDLETPEPTPTAYVSFYHGSPDAPDMDIQRNSQSILNQPIKYSNFSGYAPLIPESTNFKFTPVNAATAYLDTTLSLKDGEAYSLFAVNRLEDIELLVVQDSIVTPATGKVALRIVHLSPDAPAVNVSTTGSASTELAAGLGFKNITLFKELDAGRHTIEIKDADTDAVLLTVSQTNFELGRAYTLIVRGFATPPSGNTNTLAAQVIRNY from the coding sequence ATGCAAAACCTATTTAGAAAATCGTTCCTAAACAAAGCCGCCCTTATGCTGCTTAGCGTAGCATCTACTATGTCCCTTACAGGATGTATGGACGATGACCTTGAAACGCCGGAGCCAACGCCTACTGCGTATGTGTCTTTTTACCATGGCTCACCTGATGCCCCTGATATGGACATCCAGCGTAACAGCCAGTCTATTCTTAACCAACCTATCAAGTACTCTAACTTTTCTGGGTACGCCCCTCTTATTCCGGAGAGCACCAACTTTAAGTTTACGCCTGTAAATGCTGCCACAGCTTACCTCGACACTACCTTAAGCTTAAAGGATGGTGAGGCATATTCTCTGTTTGCTGTAAACAGATTGGAGGACATTGAGTTATTAGTGGTTCAGGATAGCATAGTAACACCGGCTACCGGCAAGGTTGCGCTGCGCATTGTTCATTTATCTCCGGATGCTCCGGCTGTGAACGTTAGCACAACAGGATCGGCGAGCACGGAACTTGCCGCTGGCCTTGGATTTAAGAACATAACCCTCTTCAAAGAGCTTGATGCCGGCAGACACACCATCGAAATAAAAGACGCTGACACAGACGCGGTGCTGCTAACAGTTTCACAGACAAACTTTGAACTGGGCAGAGCCTATACTCTTATTGTCAGGGGTTTTGCCACTCCTCCTAGCGGCAACACCAACACCCTGGCTGCTCAGGTAATCAGAAATTATTAA
- a CDS encoding vitamin K epoxide reductase family protein gives MKNEKTVINEIREDSSKATQCRRDIAALSALGLINFSLISLFQLGYIRKMPDLPGKVFDTRKVNTSKEAVLLGMPDGVVSLGAYTATMALATAATRFRKPSRVLDVAMGGVVLGQALGGALYLINMATVQKRACIYCIAGAAINFASLKPLRRLFKRRD, from the coding sequence ATGAAAAACGAAAAAACGGTTATAAACGAGATCCGGGAAGATTCCAGCAAAGCTACGCAGTGCCGCCGCGATATTGCTGCCCTGTCCGCATTAGGTCTGATTAATTTCAGCCTGATATCTTTATTCCAACTGGGCTATATCCGGAAAATGCCAGACCTGCCTGGCAAGGTTTTCGACACGCGTAAAGTAAACACTTCCAAGGAGGCAGTGCTGCTAGGTATGCCCGATGGCGTAGTTAGCTTAGGGGCTTATACTGCTACGATGGCGCTGGCAACGGCTGCTACCCGCTTCCGGAAACCATCGCGGGTGCTGGATGTGGCAATGGGGGGAGTGGTTTTGGGGCAGGCGCTGGGTGGTGCGCTGTACCTGATAAATATGGCTACTGTGCAGAAACGGGCCTGTATCTACTGCATTGCAGGTGCTGCCATTAATTTCGCTTCGCTAAAGCCGCTACGTCGGCTGTTCAAGCGTCGGGATTAA
- a CDS encoding c-type cytochrome, protein MRKNNLVVIALGAFALTTLTQCFTNKKDEGKRLYEQHCQSCHMEDGSGLKGLIPPLAQADYLQTHRDELPCIIRHGMEGSIVVNGVEYNKEMPGVESMRDDQMTNLLNYIQTNLGNNNQRYTMPEVEELLQACPKR, encoded by the coding sequence ATGAGAAAAAATAACCTTGTAGTGATAGCATTGGGGGCATTTGCCCTGACCACCCTTACCCAGTGCTTCACTAATAAGAAGGACGAGGGCAAGCGCCTCTACGAACAGCACTGCCAGAGCTGCCACATGGAAGACGGTAGCGGCCTGAAGGGCCTTATTCCGCCACTGGCTCAGGCAGACTACCTGCAGACGCACCGCGATGAGCTACCCTGCATCATTCGCCACGGTATGGAGGGGTCTATCGTGGTAAATGGCGTGGAGTATAACAAGGAAATGCCTGGCGTAGAAAGTATGCGGGATGACCAGATGACAAACCTGCTCAACTACATCCAAACCAACTTAGGCAACAACAACCAGCGTTATACTATGCCAGAGGTAGAAGAACTGCTCCAGGCTTGCCCCAAAAGGTAA